tttcggaagagttaccgcgcggacgtaaagaaaatgttatttttttcataaattcaccataaatctaaatattgtgctagagacttccaatttgaggtaaaatgaaggtaaatgcttgaatattactagaatataagcgttttagcttacaattgcgtttttcaaccatttcggtagagtcaaatttgaccgaaggttgaaattttggcaattatcgttatttatatgaaaatatctcaaactgataaaagctacaattatgagtattttattgttgtattctacataaaaaatgcacactttttcatatataatacttcatgtaacggctaatttacaatggtacaaaaattatgtcaaagtgacaaaataattttttagatttttcacagatactttttagtgcggcaagaaagaaattcgcgcttgcgcgcctgtgtaacgattgtaaacaaaacaacaccttgatccgtgaactccagcatcccccaagggcgcgtgattcaaaagttttaggctggtaggcctataagtatttttccgcgaattaaaaaaaaaaaaaacttttgtaagtcgacgtaaaatacgtccagtccggcacacgggagacaaaaaaatgATCGACGTAAAATACGACCAGTCGGCGTAAGAAggttaaaatggtgcaaaaattatgtcaaagtgacaaacacaaaataatttccgagatgtgtcactgatgctttttagtgcgagtagaaagaaattcgcgcttgcgcgcctgggtaacgattgtaagcaaaacaacagcttgatccgtgaactcccagcatccctcaaggtgggtgatacaaaagttttcgccaagtaggcctataactatttttccgtgaatttttaaaaaactttcttgCGTTGACGTTTCATtcgtcaattcggcacccaacagacaatttttgtcgatgtttaatacatccaatcggagTTTAAGGGTTAAAGTGAATGAACAATTATgtggtttctttgttttatataatttaaatataaatttgaaatggAAGTCTTGTTTTGTATTCCAATCATTAGttacatatatgtactacatgTATATTACTTACTACAATTGAAATAGCATAATGCAAATATCTTTCAGCCTGTATATGTTTTCAACACATCTTCGGTTCCACAGACATGTGCTTTTCTAATCCTCAGTTTACAATTCTACATATTGCCAAATGATTAGAATTAAATTAGTCAGTTGTTTTGAGATAATTTAGAATGATTGCTAAAGTACATTATTCTATACAGGGCCATCCATTCATGGAAAGTCTGTCAGAGAACAAAGCACTTCTCTACAGCCTCTTGTGCTCTGGTGGTGTTGTGATGGCGCTAGCGTTAGGAATAATTCCAGAATTTGCACAGCAGTTCGAGATTGTTGACTTCCCCCCAGAGGTAAGTCTtatgtttatttgcttatttcaAACGTGAATAGTGTAGTAGCAGGTTGGCAAAGAACTTGAGTATTAGTGTGAGAATGCTGTAGTGAACTAAAAATTAGGTGCtccaatatatagtacatacaaagTGGCAGTACAGCAAATACATCTTTCTAGATTGTAATTCAAATTTGTTCCTCCTCAGTATCGGAACATCCTTGTGAAGGTGTTGGTAGCAgactttgctttatcattggttGGAGATAGAATCTGCCTCTTTCTGTTTGGTGAAGGAAAATTACCTGCTGAACTTAAAAGAAATGTATCTTAAGGGGAAGGGTTTAGGGGTAATTTTGGAAGAATCGTCAAATTTTTACCTCATGAATCTGAATACAtgttcaaaatgaaaatgaatctgCAAAACTGAACATATGACTATTATATTTTTAGTAGACGTGAAGTTCATACATGTATTCTGCGAGTGAGACTTTATTgtaattcagtcatttattttgatattctgtTTATCAATACTGTATTGTAATCAGTGATACAATAAAATTCACACCACCTATAAAACTGAAGTGTGATGAATTATGATGCCTTGTTCGTTAGCAAATTTTTACTGAAAGTAGAACGTTCATTAGATACAATTAACTTAGATATTAACAAgattttacttcctttttttttaaggggcGGAAAAGGGGTCCATATATTTATGGGGTTGCTGTGAAGCAGATTAGTATATTGATAATCCAAAGGTCGTCAGATAAGTGAACGGCTTGTGAAGTATGGGGAATAGCTTTTACATTATGCTGTTAGTAAAggagaaagttttattttatacagtggtacttttgtaaatatactgtatttatgtaTTGTAGTGTCTTTAGTTATGTTGATACTTTATTTAGTAAAAACTGTCAACATTATGCATTATAACTTTTGTGTTACCCAAAGAATATGTGTTGGAAATGAGATGAGGTGAATCAGTAAGAAAACCATATatcaatacatttttaaatacatagatgaaatacagtaaataaaatatCTGTCCAGaccaattataattttttgtaataatcCTCTGCAGTGAATGTTTAAAGGAAATTGGAAAGAGTAATCATCATAGACTATACACCCTGAAAGGCAGTTATGTGGAAAAtggtgaataaatttttttcaatgcatataaagatatatgtactAATTGCTCTTAGGAAGTGGCTTCTCAATATGTCACAGCAGCAGTATCCCAGTGTGAGTCACCGGAAAGTGGTGGTATGAAGATGAATTGATGATTGCTCAATATTATCATAGTGAGTTTTTTATATGATCATTAGTGAAATCTGccaaaaaaatgtgataaattgTAGGTTTTACTTATCCTGTAGAAGATGAACTTGTGCACCAACGTGTGGGTAGTTGGATTATGCTACAAATCAGTTACATGAGATCTAGTTTCAGGCTGGCAAGATTATTTGTAACTTTCTGTATGTGAATTTATGTATAGCATATGTATCGGAGGTTTTTATTAATGaaagcatttattttgattatgatgtATCCAAGGCAATTTTTGGTGCTATTGGAAGGAGTCATTGTGAGGATGTAACATTGATTTCATAAAAAGTTACCACTGATATGTTATCTGTtatggtttttgtttttcaatacagagtagtaattcatatattttctataGTTATTCATTGTAATATGAATGCCAAGCATAAAGAATGAACTGACTATTGGAAAATGCGAATAACTCTTTATTATGTAAACCAGCCCAAgcagagcctttattaggctcagaggtctggataaactaatccttcaCAATAATATTTCAATTATGTAATATCACTGTCATGCAAAAGTTCACCTGTCAGTAGGTTCAAAGTATTCAGTGATGTccattttagtatttttgttcaaTTTATGGCTGAAATGGATATGGTGTTGTCTGAGTGACTTTGTTTGATGTATCATGTTCCTTCTAGGTAATGAAGTAGTTGATTCTCTCAAAAAATAACTAATCTTGTTCAGTTTGTTTttacatttgctttatttttgttactgtaatattttttatcatagtgtAAGGTATGTGGTTTATGACAAGAAAAGTCGACCTTGTTAATATGTAGGTCTGCAAACATGAGATGATGAAATTGATACTAATCCTTATGAAGTACTCTCCAAGGCACAATATTTTTCAGGATTTCANNNNNNNNNNNNNNNNNNNNNNNNNNNNNNNNNNNNNNNNNNNNNNNNNNNNNNNNNNNNNNNNNNNNNNNNNNNNNNNNNNNNNNNNNNNNNNNNNNNNNNNNNNNNNNNNNNNNNNNNNNNNNNNNNNNNNNNNNNNNNNNNNNNNNNNNNNNNNNNNNNNNNNNNNNNNNNNNNNNNNNNNNNNNNNNNNNNNNNNNNNNNNNNNNNNNNNNNNNNNNNNNNNNNNNNNNNNNNNNNNNNNNNNNNNNNNNNNNNNNNNNNNNNNNNNNNNNNNNNNNNNNNNNNNNNNNNNNNNNNNNNNNNNNNNNNNNNNNNNNNNNNNNNNNNNNNNNNNNNNNNNNNNNNNNNNNNNNNNNNNNNNNNNNNNNNNNNNNNNNNNNNNNNNNNNNNNNNNNNNNNNNNNNNNNNNNNNNNNNNNNNNNNNNNNNNNNNNNNNNNNNNNNNNNNNNNNNNNNNNNNNNNNNNNNNNNNNNNNNNNNNNNNNNNNNNNNNNNNNNTGAAATCCTGAAAAATATTGTGCCTTGGAGAGTACTTCATAAGGATTAGTATCAATTTCATCATCTCATGTTTGCAGACCTACATATTAACAAGGTCGACTTTTCTTGTCATAAACCACATACCTTAcaactatgataaaaaatattacagtaaCAAAAATAAAGCAAGTAAACAAACTGaacagatttattattttttgagagaaTCAACTACTTCATTACCTAGAAGGAACATGATACATCAAAACAAAGTTACTCAGACAACACCATATCCATTTCAGCCATAAAttgaacaaaaatactaaaatggACATCACTGAATACTTTGAACCTACTGACAGGTGAACTTTTGCATGACAGTGATATTACATAATTGAAATATTATTGtgaaggattagtttatccagacctctgagcctaataaaggctctgcTTGGGCTGGTTTACATAATAAACAGTTATTCGCATTTTCCAATAGTCAGTTCATTCTTTATGCTTGGCATTCATATTACAATCAATAACtatagaaaatatatgaattactaCTCTGTATTGAAAAACGAAAACCATAACAGATAACATATCAGTGGTAACTTTTTATGAAATCAATGTTACATCCTCACAATGACTCCTTCCAATAGCACCAAAAATTGCCTTGGATacatcataatcaaaataaatgctttCATTAATAAAAACCTCCGATACATATGCTATACATAAATTCACATACAGAAAGTTACAAATAATCTTGCCAGCCTGAAACTAGATCTCATGTAACTGATTTGTAGCATAATCCAACCACCCACACGTTGGTGACACAAGTCATCTTCTACAGGATAAGTAAAACCTAcaatttatcacattttttggCAGATTTCACTAATGATCATATAAAAACTCACTATGATAATATTGAGCAATCATCAATTCATCTTCATACCACCACTTTCCGTGACTCACACTGGGATACTGCTGCTGTGACATATTGAGAAGCCACTTTCTAAGAGCAATTagtacatatatctttatatgcattgaaaaaaatttattcaccaTTTTCCACATAACTGCCTTTCAGGGTGTATAGTCTATGATGATTACTCTTTCCAATTTCCTTTAAACATTCACTGCAGAGgattattacaaaaaattataattggtCTGGACAGatattttatttactgtatttcatctatgtatttaaaaatgtattgatATATGGTTTTCTTACTGATTCACCTCATCTCATTTCCAACACATATTCTTTGGGTAACACAAAAGTTATAATGTATAATGTTGACAGTTTTACTAAATAAAGTATCAACATAATAAAGACACTACAAtacataaatacagtatatttacAAGTACCACtgtataaataaaactttctcCTTTACTAACAGCATAATGTAAAAGCTATTCCCCATACTTCACAAGCCGTTCACTTATCTGACGACCTTTGGATTATCAATATACTATCTGCTTCACAGCAACCCCATAAATATATGGACCCCTTTtgccccttaaaaaaaaagaagtaaatcttGTTAATATCTAAGTTAACTGTATCTAATGGAACGTTCTACTTTCAGTAAAAATTTGCTAAAGAACAAGGCATCATAATTCATCACACTTCAGTTTATAGGTGGTGTGAATTTTATTGTATCACTGATTACAATACAGTATTGATAAacagaatatcaaaataaatgactgaattacAATAAAGTCTCACTCGCAGAATACATGTATGAACTTCACGTCTACTAAAAATATAATAGTCATATGTTCAGTTGCAGTTCATTTTGAACATGTATTCAGATTCATGAGGTAAAAATTTGACGATCTTCCAAAATTACCCTAAACCCTTCCCCTTAAGATACATTTCTTTTAAGTTCAGCAGGTAATTTTCCTTCACCAAACAGAAAGAGGCAGATTCTATCTCCaaccaatgataaagcaaagtcTGCTACCAACACCTTCACAAGGATGTTCCGATACTGAGGAGGAAACAAATTTGAATTACAATCTAGAAAGATGTATTTGCTGTACTGCACaattgtatgtactatatattggaGCACCTAATTTTTAGTTCACTACAGCATTCTCACACTAATACTCAAGTTCTTTGCCAACCTGCTACTACACTATTCATGTTtgaaataagcaaataaacataAGACTTACCTCTGGGGGGAAGTCAACAATCTCGAACTGCTGTGCAAATTCTGGAATTATTCCTAACGCTAGCGCCATCACAACACCACCAGAGCACAAGAGGCTGTAGAGAAGTGCTTTGTTCTCTGACAGACTTTCCATGAATGGATGGCCCTGTATAGAATAATGCACTTTAGCAATCATTCTAAATTATCTCAAAACAACTGACTAATTTAATTCTAATCATTTGGCAATATGTAGAATTGTAAACTGAGGATTAGAAAAGCACATGTCAGTGGAACCGAAGATGTGTTGAAAACATATACAGGCTGAAAGATATTTGCATTATGCTATTTCAATTGTACTAAGTAATATAcatgtagtacatatatgtaaCTAATGATTGGAATACAAAACAAGACTTccatttcaaatttatatttaaattatataaaataaagaaaccacATAATTGTTCATtcactttaacccttaaacgccgattggacgtattaaacatcgacaaaaattgtctgttgggtgccgaattgacgtatGAAACGTCAACGcaggaaagttttttaaaaattcacggaaaaatagttataggcctacttggcgaaaacttttgtatcacccACCTTGAGGgatactgggagttcacggatcaagctgttgttttgcttacaatcgttacccaggcgcgcaagcgcgaatttctttctactcacactaaaaagcatgtgacacatctcggaaattattttgtgtttgtcactttgacataatttttgcaccattttaaccTTCTTACGCCGACTGGTCGCATTTtatgtcaacattttttgtctcccgtgtgccgactggacgtattttacgtcgacttacaaaagttttttttaaaattcgcggaaaaatacttataggcctaccagcctaaaacttttgaatcacgcgccttgggggatgctgggagttcacggatcaaggtgttgttttgtttacaatcgttacacaggcagcgcgaatttctttcttgccgcactaaaaagtatctgtgacacatctcaaaaattatttcgtcactttgacataatttttgtaccattgtaaattagccgttacatgaagtattatatatgaaaatgtgcgcatttttatgtagaatacaacaataaaatactcataattgtagcttttatcagttttgagatattttcatataaataacgata
The sequence above is a segment of the Macrobrachium nipponense isolate FS-2020 chromosome 2, ASM1510439v2, whole genome shotgun sequence genome. Coding sequences within it:
- the LOC135221499 gene encoding endoplasmic reticulum transmembrane helix translocase-like encodes the protein MTVLLQFAVHFTCLVFLVKNANEWSPPKEKFVDLEKEFEPSLLNSTVYVISMTLQISTFAINYRGHPFMESLSENKALLYSLLCSGGVVMALALGIIPEFAQQFEIVDFPPEYRNILVKVLVADFALSLVGDRICLFLFGEGKLPAELKRNVS